The Nicotiana tabacum cultivar K326 chromosome 14, ASM71507v2, whole genome shotgun sequence genome contains a region encoding:
- the LOC107799686 gene encoding uncharacterized protein LOC107799686 — protein MGEGGEDPQKLKKIAAAAYDYENDPRWADYWSNILIPPHMASRSDVVDHFKRKFYQKYIDPGLVVEPMTTSNSSQPARPSPAQPSSSSSTTSNNQPRQRNSGPASRTSGTSSTPASNPTSLRWDRHTIQFSVNAWVFVVAVLAVFPLTPTILSNRAYRLSFLGTACSSLYSLYSLYGKPRAWNLQAVQVWLQSVIVTKDFIYFIYCLTFVTSHLYLKFALIPVSCRALEHVAKFLRRNFSTSSLYRKYLEEACVWVESNVTTLSILSSQAEIGLGFLLVVSLLSWQRNIIQTFMYWQLLKLMYHAPATAGYHQSVWAKIGRLVNPLVQRYAPFMNTPISTIQRWWFR, from the exons ATGGGAGAAGGAGGAGAAGATCCACAGAAACTGAAGAAAATAGCAGCGGCAGCATACGACTACGAGAACGATCCGAGATGGGCAGATTACTGGTCCAACATCCTCATTCCTCCTCACATGGCTTCCCGTTCCGACGTCGTCGACCACTTTAAGCGCAAATTCTACCAAAAATACATC GACCCTGGTCTAGTGGTTGAGCCAATGACTACCAGCAATTCATCCCAACCAGCAAGGCCATCACCCGCGCAACCTTCATCTTCGTCGTCCACAACTTCTAATAACCAGCCAAGACAACGTAACTCTG GACCAGCTAGTAGAACTTCTGGGACGTCATCAACCCCAGCTTCAAATCCAACATCACTTCGATGGGACCGACATACTATACAATTTTCAGTGAATGCTTGG GTTTTTGTTGTGGCAGTTCTCGCAGTTTTTCCGCTTACACCTACAATTCTGTCAAACAGAGCATATCGATTGTCCTTTTTGGGAACTGCATGTTCTTCCTTATATTCATTATACTCATTATATGGG AAGCCAAGGGCTTGGAATTTGCAAGCAGTGCAAGTTTGGTTGCAGTCAGTGATTGTGACAAAAGATTTCATCTACTTCATTTACTGCCTTACTTTTGTAACTTCCCATCTTTACCTGAAAT TTGCTTTGATTCCTGTTTCATGCCGAGCACTTGAACATGTCGCGAAATTCCTGCGACGTAACTTCAGCACATCTTCTTTGTACAG GAAGTACTTGGAAGAGGCTTGCGTATGGGTTGAGTCAAACGTAACTACTCTTAGCATACTGTCTTCACAGGCTGAGATTGGGCTGGGATTTCTTCTAGTTGTCTCTCTATTATC GTGGCAGCGTAATATTATACAAACATTCATGTACTGGCAG CTATTGAAGCTTATGTATCATGCTCCTGCCACAGCTGGTTACCATCAGAGTGTGTGGGCTAAGATTGGGAGGCTTGTAAATCCTCTTGTTCAACGATATGCCCCGTTCATGAATACTCCTATTTCTACTATTCAGAGATGGTGGTTCAGGTAG